The following proteins are encoded in a genomic region of Microtus ochrogaster isolate Prairie Vole_2 chromosome 5, MicOch1.0, whole genome shotgun sequence:
- the LOC101989641 gene encoding IQ domain-containing protein F5-like, translating into MPADVELASIKIQAWWRGTLVRRTLLLAALSAWTIQCWWRETMARLLDRKLQKVMVTSRRQAQAAVKLQSWVRMWLVRKRYLHLLNTVQKLQDSRNPYVCKGLKMIQGSYELIGNELKLQVDIFLESQICRISDCIPFPIKN; encoded by the coding sequence ATGCCTGCTGACGTCGAGCTGGCAAGCATAAAGATCCAGGCCTGGTGGCGTGGCACGTTGGTGCGCAGGACCCTGCTACTTGCTGCCCTCAGTGCTTGGACCATTCAGTGCTGGTGGAGAGAGACAATGGCCAGGCTGCTAGACAGGAAGTTACAGAAGGTGATGGTCACCAGCCGGAGGCaggcacaggcagctgtgaaGCTGCAGTCCTGGGTGCGGATGTGGCTGGTCCGGAAGCGTTACCTCCATTTGCTCAACACTGTCCAAAAACTGCAAGACTCCAGGAATCCCTACGTTTGTAAAGGTCTTAAGATGATCCAAGGCTCCTATGAGCTCATAGGAAATGAGCTAAAACTTCAGGTTGACATCTTTCTCGAATCACAGATTTGTCGGATTTCAGACTGCATTCCTTTCCCAATAAAGAATTGA
- the Iqcf3 gene encoding IQ domain-containing protein F3, whose protein sequence is MFHVPTKGRRDVNGLCGHLWAVLGARGSGDDGMSIKRTQAASKIQALWRGFLVRQTLLTAALNAWVIQCWWRNILHRQLLKRRLALLRIYVIEEEAAVRLQAWVRMWQCRRYFGQMCNALCVVQSLESRITFRNDDIFQVRYGVVSKQPEFHIEILSL, encoded by the exons ATGTTTCATGTTCCCACCAAAGGCCGTAGGGATGTCAATGGTCTGTGCGGCCACCTGTGGGCCGTGCTGGGGGCGCGGGGCAGTGGAGACGATGGCATGTCAAT AAAAAGGACCCAAGCAGCCAGTAAGATCCAGGCCTTGTGGCGAGGATTCCTGGTGAGGCAAACTCTGCTGACTGCTGCCCTCAATGCCTGGGTGATTCAGTGCTGGTGGAGGAACATCCTGCACAGGCAGCTTCTTAAACGGCGGCTGGCGCTGCTGAGGATATACGTCATTGAGGAAGAGGCGGCAGTCAGGCTCCAGGCCTGGGTTCGCATGTGGCAGTGCCGTCGTTATTTCGGTCAAATGTGCAACGCGCTCTGTGTGGTCCAGTCCCTCGAGAGCCGCATTACCTTCAGGAACGATGACATCTTTCAGGTTCGATATGGAGTTGTTTCCAAGCAGCCTGAGTTCCACATTGAAATCCTATCCCTCTAA
- the LOC101989926 gene encoding IQ domain-containing protein F5, with the protein MGGRLFSGPEVTAMTETSAAVLIQAWWRGTLLRRSLLYAALNAWIIQSWWRKILVSLREKRRQAALELYAKKTRAIVKLQSWFRMWRIRQRYCRLLNATRIIQVYWRWHNCHTRGFIQGDYEIKENRLNIELEISLGSQACKVQQCITLPIKE; encoded by the exons ATGGGTGGGCGACTTTTCTCTG GCCCAGAAGTTACTGCCATGACAGAAACATCGGCAGCAGTGCTCATCCAAGCATGGTGGCGTGGCACCCTGCTGCGACGCTCGCTGCTGTACGCTGCCCTCAATGCATGGATCATTCAGTCCTGGTGGAGAAAGATACTGGTGAGCTTGCGGGAGAAGAGACGGCAGGCGGCTCTGGAGCTGTATGCTAAAAAAACAAGGGCAATTGTCAAACTGCAGTCATGGTTCCGGATGTGGCGCATCCGCCAACGGTACTGTCGCTTACTAAATGCTACCCGCATCATCCAGGTTTATTGGCGTTGGCATAATTGTCACACTCGTGGCTTTATCCAGGGCGACtatgaaatcaaagaaaatagacTGAATATTGAACTCGAAATTTCCCTGGGCTCACAGGCATGCAAGGTGCAGCAATGCATAACCCTACCAATAAAAGAGTGA
- the Iqcf2 gene encoding IQ domain-containing protein F2, with product MALKFCSKSSLIVPVIEEENKIIQKKKKLKVREQLKKKKIKAAIKLQAWWRGTLVRRTLLHAALRVWIIQCWWRLTLCRILEKKRRKALIDFSNRERAIVKIQSLIRMWRIHWRYCQVLSAIYVIQGHWKYHNCQSCSLLRGHCVITTTHLQFHIEIIDH from the exons ATGGCGCTTAAGTTTTGT TCCAAGAGCAGTTTGATTGTGCCTGtaattgaagaagaaaataaaattattcaaaagaagaagaagctaaAGGTAAGAGAACAG ttaaagaagaaaaaaattaaagcagccATTAAGCTCCAGGCGTGGTGGCGTGGCACCCTGGTGCGCAGGACCCTGCTGCACGCAGCCCTCAGAGTCTGGATCATCCAGTGCTGGTGGCGGCTGACGCTCTGCAGGATCCTGGAGAAGAAGCGGAGGAAAGCGCTGATTGACTTCTCGAACAGGGAGAGAGCGATCGTCAAGATCCAGTCGCTGATTCGGATGTGGCGCATTCACTGGCGGTACTGCCAGGTCCTCAGCGCCATCTACGTCATCCAGGGCCACTGGAAATACCACAATTGCCAGTCCTGTTCCCTCCTGCGGGGCCACTGTGTGATCACGACCACCCACCTACAGTTCCACATTGAAATCATTGACCACTGA